In the genome of Myxococcus stipitatus, one region contains:
- a CDS encoding RNA polymerase sigma factor, whose product MTVSNKHRAIEAVWRIESARLIAGLTRMVRDVGLAEELAQDALVAALERWTESGIPDNPGAWLMATAKRRAIDELRRGKRVERKHEELGHELESDQAHGATPDLDAALDDEVGDDLLRLMFISCHPILSTEARVALTLRLLGGLTTEEIARAFLVPSTTVAQRIVRAKRTLSEEKVPFELPRGEELASRLASVLEVIYLIFNEGYSATAGDDWMRPELCADALRLGRILAELAPQEAEVHGLVALMEIQASRSRARVGPKGQPVLLLEQNRALWDQLLIRRGLTALERAEKLGGAQGPYALQAALAACHARARRSEDTDWARIASLYAVLVRLTPSPVVELNRAVALSMAYGPAAGLAVVDTLTSEPSLAHYHLLPSVRGDLLRKLGRFDEARKEFEKAAGLTRNVREQTLLLDRAAACARREA is encoded by the coding sequence GTGACGGTTTCCAACAAGCATCGCGCCATCGAAGCGGTCTGGCGCATCGAGTCCGCGCGGCTCATCGCCGGTCTGACGCGCATGGTGCGAGACGTCGGGCTCGCGGAAGAGCTGGCGCAGGACGCGCTGGTCGCGGCCCTGGAGCGCTGGACCGAGTCCGGCATCCCCGACAACCCGGGGGCGTGGTTGATGGCGACGGCGAAGCGCCGGGCCATCGACGAGCTTCGCCGAGGCAAGCGCGTCGAGCGCAAGCACGAGGAGCTGGGCCATGAGCTCGAGTCGGACCAGGCCCACGGCGCCACGCCGGACCTGGACGCGGCGCTCGACGACGAGGTGGGCGATGACCTGCTCCGCCTCATGTTCATCTCCTGCCACCCCATCCTCTCGACGGAGGCGCGCGTCGCGCTCACCTTGCGGCTGCTCGGGGGCCTGACGACGGAGGAGATTGCCCGTGCCTTCCTGGTGCCCTCCACCACCGTCGCCCAGCGCATCGTGCGCGCCAAGCGCACGCTGTCCGAGGAGAAGGTCCCCTTCGAGCTGCCTCGGGGCGAGGAGCTCGCCAGCCGGCTGGCCTCCGTGCTGGAGGTCATCTACCTGATCTTCAACGAGGGCTACTCCGCGACGGCGGGGGATGACTGGATGCGGCCGGAGCTGTGCGCGGATGCGCTGCGGCTGGGACGTATCCTCGCGGAGCTCGCGCCGCAGGAGGCGGAGGTCCATGGCCTGGTGGCGTTGATGGAGATTCAGGCGTCCCGCTCACGTGCTCGCGTGGGGCCCAAGGGGCAGCCGGTGCTGCTGCTCGAGCAGAACCGCGCGCTGTGGGACCAGCTCCTCATCCGCCGTGGCCTCACGGCGCTGGAGCGCGCGGAGAAGCTCGGAGGCGCGCAAGGCCCCTACGCACTGCAGGCCGCGCTCGCGGCGTGTCACGCGCGGGCCCGCAGGTCCGAGGACACGGACTGGGCACGCATCGCCTCGCTGTACGCCGTGCTGGTGCGGCTCACGCCGTCGCCCGTGGTGGAGCTCAACCGCGCGGTGGCGCTGTCCATGGCGTATGGCCCCGCGGCGGGGCTGGCCGTCGTGGACACGTTGACCTCGGAGCCGTCGCTCGCCCACTACCACCTCCTGCCCAGCGTGCGAGGGGACCTCCTGCGCAAGCTGGGCCGCTTCGACGAGGCGCGCAAGGAGTTCGAGAAGGCCGCGGGCCTCACGCGCAACGTGCGCGAGCAGACGCTGCTGCTGGACAGGGCGGCGGCGTGCGCCCGGCGAGAGGCGTGA
- a CDS encoding replication-associated recombination protein A, translating into MSDGPDLFSASVDVNRFAPLAERMRPRSPDEFIGQAHLLGPGAPLRRLMERKQIVSSLFWGPPGVGKTTLARMLASGVDAELVILSAVSDGIPRIREVVAEAERRRNQYSRRTVLFVDEIHRWAKNVQEQALPHVESGLFVLLGATTENVSFEVRPALISRCRVFQLQELTLDDITGALRRALTDEKRGLGQRALTVGDEALKLLARGGAGDVRKALGALEMAAGLTPDGGEITVDTAREAVGTGLSRHDKDGDQHFDLLSALQKSCRGSNAQGAIFWAAKLLQTGDVVSLWRRLKVIAVEDVGMAMPEAITIVRACEEGFHSTGMPEGRLFVAHAVVTLATARKSNRAYAAMNAALAALEEHPNVAPPLPLRNAPTELLKELGHGKGYQPPWDFKDHYAPGQVYLPPPLERSVFYRPSKEGYEAEVHERMSHWWREDKASRGE; encoded by the coding sequence ATGAGCGATGGTCCCGACCTGTTCTCCGCCTCCGTCGATGTGAACCGCTTCGCGCCGCTCGCGGAGCGGATGCGTCCTCGCTCGCCCGACGAGTTCATCGGGCAGGCACACCTGCTGGGCCCGGGCGCGCCGCTTCGCCGGTTGATGGAGCGAAAGCAGATTGTGTCCTCGCTCTTCTGGGGGCCTCCCGGCGTGGGCAAGACGACGCTGGCGCGCATGCTCGCCTCGGGCGTGGACGCGGAGCTGGTCATCCTGTCCGCGGTCTCCGACGGAATTCCCCGCATCCGCGAGGTGGTGGCCGAGGCCGAGCGCCGCCGCAACCAGTACTCGCGCCGCACGGTCCTCTTCGTGGACGAAATCCACCGGTGGGCGAAGAACGTCCAGGAGCAGGCCCTGCCGCATGTGGAGAGCGGCCTGTTCGTCCTCCTGGGCGCCACGACGGAGAACGTCAGCTTCGAGGTGCGCCCCGCGCTCATCAGCCGGTGCCGCGTCTTCCAGCTCCAGGAGCTGACGCTCGACGACATCACGGGCGCGCTGCGTCGGGCGCTCACCGACGAGAAGCGCGGGCTGGGCCAGCGCGCGCTGACGGTGGGCGACGAGGCGCTGAAGCTCCTGGCGCGAGGCGGCGCCGGAGACGTGCGCAAGGCGCTGGGCGCGCTGGAGATGGCCGCGGGCCTCACGCCGGACGGCGGCGAAATCACCGTCGACACCGCGCGCGAGGCGGTGGGCACCGGGCTGTCGCGCCACGACAAGGACGGAGACCAGCACTTCGACCTGCTCAGCGCGCTCCAGAAGTCCTGCCGGGGCTCCAACGCCCAGGGCGCCATCTTCTGGGCGGCGAAGCTGCTCCAGACGGGCGACGTGGTGTCGCTGTGGCGGCGCCTCAAGGTCATCGCCGTGGAGGACGTGGGCATGGCGATGCCGGAGGCCATCACCATCGTCCGCGCCTGCGAGGAGGGCTTCCACTCCACCGGCATGCCGGAGGGACGGCTGTTCGTCGCACACGCCGTCGTCACCCTGGCCACCGCGCGCAAGAGCAACCGCGCCTATGCGGCGATGAACGCGGCCCTGGCCGCGCTGGAGGAGCACCCCAACGTCGCGCCCCCGCTGCCGCTGCGCAACGCGCCCACCGAGCTGCTGAAGGAGCTGGGCCACGGCAAGGGCTATCAGCCGCCGTGGGACTTCAAGGACCACTACGCGCCCGGGCAGGTCTACCTGCCCCCGCCGCTGGAGCGCTCCGTCTTCTACCGCCCGAGCAAGGAGGGCTACGAAGCCGAGGTCCACGAGCGGATGAGCCACTGGTGGCGCGAGGACAAGGCGAGCCGGGGCGAATAG
- a CDS encoding YciI family protein, which produces MSFMLLMMEAPGNRQARPLEEGQAAYARMMAFQEKLRSAGVLVTGEALKSDDHAVRIENLGGKRTVSDGPFTESKEIIGGFFLLNCKSRNEALEFAMACPASEWGIVELREIASSCYE; this is translated from the coding sequence ATGTCTTTCATGCTGCTGATGATGGAAGCACCCGGGAATCGCCAGGCTCGTCCGCTCGAAGAAGGCCAGGCCGCCTACGCGAGAATGATGGCCTTCCAGGAGAAGCTCAGGAGCGCGGGGGTGCTCGTCACGGGCGAGGCCCTCAAGTCGGACGACCATGCGGTGCGCATCGAGAACCTCGGCGGGAAGAGGACCGTGAGCGACGGCCCCTTCACCGAGTCGAAGGAAATCATCGGCGGGTTCTTCCTCCTCAACTGCAAGTCACGCAACGAGGCGCTCGAGTTCGCCATGGCCTGTCCCGCGAGCGAGTGGGGCATCGTCGAGCTGCGTGAGATCGCCAGCAGCTGCTACGAATAG
- a CDS encoding lipoxygenase family protein, with product MAAYTLTIRTNGKLGAGTDANISVVLVGTHGDSEPHVLDLPFHNDFEAGSEDEYTVFAEDVGDLVALRFFNSGGVAADWLLDWVRVTDGEKQWRFPFFRWVLSGATAEVLEGTAKLARDVGSERESVARRAQLDARKQMYPWRPAEATEGLPGALDISEAHPLPKDELYRGLTQGSYEVVIAKTLAAIQLHLPMLTQTWNGLVNVFDFFKSLEVPQLAGRWKDDLEFARQAVQGINPLHITLVPKLPQGMALTDDDVRGLLAPGTTLAQALDARRIFLLDFEILDDIPMYRKVDKEGLEERRWAPASRCLLYLDDQRRLRPLAIQLGGDATHHPVFTPNDSEADWLAAKVYVRCSEGNTHQMVSHALRTHFVAEPFVMATMRNLPDPHPVYKLLRRHFRYTLAINEGARKGLLAAGGVFDDFIATGGPDKGHLQLGKKGFTRWTLEDNKPRLDLQRRGVLDPAILPDYPYRDDALPLWDAFEEYVGGVLRHFYRTDADLAGDTEMQQWWKDLTQHGLPVEKLPCRELHRVADLADILTTVLFTVSVQHAAVNYLQYEHYAFVPNAPLCMRREPPRQKGVLRSEDLAGMIPTKTQMLWQIAIGRALSSFGDDEEYLLPQDGWHEEYFQEPELTVIRERFQERLRTQLAAVKARNANAAVPYTVLCPDKIPCGITV from the coding sequence ATGGCTGCGTACACACTCACGATTCGGACGAATGGAAAGCTCGGCGCGGGGACGGATGCGAACATCTCCGTGGTCTTGGTGGGAACCCACGGCGACAGCGAGCCGCACGTGCTGGACCTGCCCTTCCACAATGACTTCGAGGCGGGCTCGGAGGACGAGTACACCGTCTTCGCCGAGGACGTCGGGGACCTGGTGGCGCTGCGCTTCTTCAACTCGGGAGGCGTCGCGGCGGATTGGTTGCTCGACTGGGTCCGCGTCACGGACGGCGAGAAGCAGTGGCGCTTTCCCTTCTTCCGCTGGGTGCTGAGCGGCGCCACGGCGGAGGTGCTCGAGGGCACCGCGAAGCTCGCGCGCGACGTGGGCAGTGAGCGCGAGTCGGTGGCGCGGCGCGCGCAACTGGACGCCCGCAAGCAGATGTACCCCTGGCGTCCGGCGGAGGCGACCGAGGGACTTCCCGGCGCGCTCGACATCAGCGAGGCGCACCCCCTGCCGAAGGACGAGCTCTACCGGGGGCTGACCCAAGGCAGCTACGAGGTCGTCATCGCCAAGACGCTGGCGGCCATCCAGCTGCACCTGCCCATGCTGACGCAGACGTGGAACGGGCTGGTGAACGTCTTCGACTTCTTCAAGAGCCTGGAGGTCCCCCAGCTCGCCGGGCGATGGAAGGACGATCTGGAGTTCGCGCGCCAGGCGGTCCAGGGCATCAACCCCCTCCACATCACCCTCGTCCCCAAGCTGCCCCAGGGCATGGCCCTGACGGATGACGACGTGCGAGGCCTCCTGGCCCCGGGCACCACGCTGGCGCAGGCGCTCGACGCCAGGCGCATCTTCCTGCTCGACTTCGAGATCCTCGACGACATCCCCATGTACCGGAAGGTCGACAAGGAGGGCCTCGAGGAGCGCCGCTGGGCCCCCGCCTCCCGCTGCCTGCTGTACCTGGATGACCAGCGACGCCTGCGCCCCCTCGCCATCCAGCTGGGCGGGGACGCCACGCACCACCCCGTCTTCACGCCCAACGACAGCGAGGCGGACTGGCTGGCGGCGAAGGTCTACGTGCGCTGCAGCGAGGGCAACACGCACCAGATGGTGAGCCACGCGCTGCGCACCCACTTCGTGGCGGAGCCCTTCGTCATGGCGACGATGCGCAACCTCCCGGACCCGCACCCCGTCTACAAGCTGCTGCGCCGCCACTTCCGCTACACGCTCGCCATCAACGAGGGCGCTCGCAAGGGGCTGCTCGCCGCGGGCGGCGTGTTCGACGACTTCATCGCCACGGGAGGGCCGGACAAGGGCCACCTCCAGCTCGGCAAGAAGGGCTTCACGCGCTGGACCCTGGAGGACAACAAGCCCCGCCTGGACCTCCAGCGTCGAGGCGTCCTGGACCCCGCCATCCTCCCCGACTACCCGTACCGCGACGACGCCCTGCCCCTGTGGGACGCGTTCGAGGAGTACGTCGGCGGGGTGCTCCGCCACTTCTACCGGACCGACGCCGACCTGGCGGGCGACACCGAGATGCAGCAGTGGTGGAAGGACCTCACCCAGCACGGACTGCCCGTCGAGAAGCTGCCGTGCCGGGAGCTGCACCGGGTGGCCGACCTGGCGGACATCCTCACCACCGTGCTCTTCACGGTCAGCGTCCAGCACGCCGCGGTGAACTACTTGCAGTACGAGCACTACGCCTTCGTGCCCAACGCCCCCCTGTGCATGCGGCGGGAGCCGCCGAGGCAGAAGGGGGTCCTCCGCTCGGAAGACCTGGCCGGAATGATTCCCACGAAGACCCAGATGCTCTGGCAGATTGCCATTGGCCGGGCCCTCTCCAGCTTTGGAGATGACGAGGAGTACCTCTTGCCCCAGGATGGCTGGCACGAAGAGTACTTCCAGGAGCCCGAGCTGACAGTCATTCGCGAGCGTTTCCAGGAGCGGCTGCGCACCCAGCTCGCGGCGGTGAAGGCCCGCAATGCGAACGCCGCGGTTCCGTACACCGTCCTGTGCCCTGACAAGATTCCCTGCGGCATCACCGTCTGA
- the amaB gene encoding L-piperidine-6-carboxylate dehydrogenase, protein MLHPILEALGLAEHNPGSTLGNGAWADSRTEPLMDVFNPSTGQKLATVSSASEQEQEQLMHAATQAFLAWRELPAPRRGEAIRLCAEALRRHKDALGSLVSLEMGKVKAEGDGEVQEMIDIADFAVGQSRMLYGLTMHSERPGHRMYEQWHPLGVVAIISAFNFPVAVWAWNAFIAAVCGDVSIWKPSPRTPLSAIAATRICNAALKAGGFPEVFFLLNAAGTARAERLVDDVRVPLVSFTGSTAVGRQVAVRVAQRLGRSLLELGGNNAIIVDATADLKLAIPAIVFGAVGTAGQRCTSTRRLFVHESILDDVVEKLTAAYAQVRTRIGDPLEAGTLMGPLIDAAAVKRFEATVERARAAGARVVSGGRALERPGHFVEPTLITGVRPTDAWVQEETFAPILYVMPYRTLDEAIAHQNGVPQGLSSSVFTRDFQTAERFLSASGSDCGIANVNIGTSGAEIGGAFGGEKDTGGGRESGSDAWKSYMRRQTNTLNASNALPLAQGIRFDL, encoded by the coding sequence ATGCTCCATCCCATTCTCGAGGCGCTCGGACTGGCCGAGCACAACCCCGGCAGCACCCTCGGAAACGGCGCCTGGGCGGACTCCCGCACCGAGCCCCTGATGGATGTCTTCAATCCCTCCACCGGCCAGAAGCTGGCGACGGTGTCCTCGGCGAGCGAGCAGGAGCAGGAGCAGCTCATGCACGCGGCCACCCAGGCGTTCCTCGCCTGGCGCGAGCTGCCCGCCCCGCGTCGAGGCGAGGCCATCCGCCTGTGCGCGGAGGCGCTGCGCCGCCACAAGGACGCGCTCGGCTCGCTCGTCTCGCTGGAGATGGGCAAGGTGAAGGCCGAGGGTGACGGCGAGGTGCAGGAGATGATCGACATCGCCGACTTCGCGGTGGGCCAGTCGCGCATGCTGTACGGCCTCACCATGCACTCGGAGCGCCCGGGCCATCGCATGTACGAGCAATGGCATCCGCTGGGCGTCGTCGCCATCATCAGCGCCTTCAACTTCCCCGTGGCCGTGTGGGCGTGGAATGCGTTCATCGCCGCGGTGTGCGGCGACGTGTCCATCTGGAAGCCCTCGCCCAGGACGCCGCTGTCCGCCATCGCCGCCACGCGCATCTGCAACGCCGCGCTGAAGGCCGGAGGCTTCCCGGAGGTCTTCTTCCTCCTCAACGCCGCGGGCACCGCCAGGGCCGAGCGCCTGGTCGACGACGTGCGAGTCCCCCTGGTGAGCTTCACCGGCTCCACGGCCGTGGGGCGACAGGTGGCGGTGCGCGTGGCCCAGCGGCTCGGGCGCAGCCTGCTGGAGCTGGGCGGCAACAACGCCATCATCGTGGACGCCACGGCCGACCTGAAGCTCGCCATTCCCGCCATCGTCTTCGGCGCGGTGGGCACCGCGGGCCAGCGCTGCACCTCCACCCGGCGGCTCTTCGTCCACGAGTCCATCCTCGACGACGTGGTGGAGAAGCTCACCGCCGCCTACGCGCAGGTGAGGACGCGCATCGGAGACCCGCTGGAGGCCGGCACGTTGATGGGCCCGCTCATCGACGCCGCCGCGGTGAAGCGCTTCGAGGCCACCGTCGAGCGGGCCCGCGCCGCGGGCGCCCGAGTGGTGAGCGGCGGCAGGGCCCTGGAGCGCCCCGGCCACTTCGTGGAGCCCACGCTCATCACCGGCGTGCGCCCCACCGACGCGTGGGTGCAGGAGGAGACCTTCGCCCCCATCCTCTACGTCATGCCCTACCGGACGCTCGATGAGGCCATCGCGCACCAGAACGGCGTCCCCCAGGGCCTCTCCTCCTCCGTCTTCACCCGCGACTTCCAGACCGCGGAGCGCTTCCTGTCCGCGTCCGGCTCCGACTGCGGCATCGCCAACGTCAACATCGGCACCTCCGGCGCGGAGATTGGCGGCGCCTTCGGCGGAGAGAAGGACACGGGCGGTGGCCGGGAGTCCGGCTCGGACGCGTGGAAGTCCTACATGCGCCGGCAGACCAACACGCTGAATGCCTCCAACGCGCTCCCCCTCGCGCAGGGCATCCGCTTCGACCTGTAG
- a CDS encoding DMT family transporter, protein MSTPLIARPDVSPVSGSWLTPLELGGLAAVWGASFMFMRIAAADFGPFPLVAVRLVMGSLVLLPFLLKARSAITRSQWSKLALVGALNAAVPFALFAWAARQAPAGISAIANSMTVLFTSLVAFLFYKERITSRRAVALAIGFAGVVVLASSKIEGASPGLAVAAAVFAAFLYGISANMVRRHLTGVPAGAVAAATLGFAALMTLPFALATWPAQSIPGTSWLAAVALGVVCTGAGYVVYYRLIARIGAARAVTVTYLVPLFGVAWSWLLLGEPVTVTMVVAGTLILGSVALSQRQSS, encoded by the coding sequence ATGAGCACCCCACTGATTGCCCGTCCCGATGTTTCCCCTGTGTCTGGAAGCTGGTTGACCCCCCTCGAGCTGGGAGGACTGGCCGCCGTGTGGGGGGCCTCGTTCATGTTCATGCGCATCGCCGCGGCGGACTTCGGCCCCTTTCCGCTGGTCGCCGTCCGGCTGGTGATGGGGTCCTTGGTGCTCCTGCCTTTCCTCCTGAAGGCCCGCTCGGCCATCACCCGCTCGCAGTGGTCGAAGCTGGCGCTGGTGGGAGCGCTCAACGCGGCGGTGCCCTTCGCGCTCTTCGCCTGGGCCGCGCGGCAGGCGCCCGCGGGCATCAGCGCCATCGCCAACAGCATGACGGTGCTCTTCACCTCGCTGGTGGCGTTCCTGTTCTACAAGGAGCGCATCACCTCCCGCCGCGCGGTGGCGCTGGCCATCGGCTTCGCGGGCGTGGTGGTGCTCGCCAGCTCGAAGATTGAAGGGGCGAGCCCCGGGCTCGCGGTGGCCGCGGCGGTGTTCGCCGCGTTCCTGTATGGCATCTCTGCGAACATGGTGCGCCGGCACCTGACGGGGGTTCCGGCCGGTGCGGTGGCCGCCGCCACGCTGGGGTTCGCCGCGCTGATGACGCTGCCCTTCGCGCTGGCCACGTGGCCCGCACAGTCCATCCCGGGGACGTCCTGGCTGGCCGCGGTGGCGCTGGGCGTGGTCTGCACCGGGGCGGGGTATGTCGTCTACTACCGCCTCATCGCTCGCATCGGCGCCGCCCGCGCCGTCACGGTGACCTATCTGGTGCCGCTGTTCGGCGTGGCCTGGTCATGGCTGCTGTTGGGGGAGCCGGTGACGGTGACGATGGTGGTCGCCGGCACGCTCATCCTGGGCAGCGTGGCGCTGAGTCAGCGGCAGTCGTCCTGA
- a CDS encoding DUF2277 domain-containing protein gives MCRNIKPLFNFTPPATDDDIRAAALQFVRKIAGTRKPSKQNTDAFDVAVEEIYQSSKRMLEGLVATTPPRDRMKFEALKRLRYKKAEAG, from the coding sequence ATGTGCCGGAACATCAAGCCCCTGTTCAACTTCACGCCCCCCGCCACGGATGACGACATTCGCGCGGCGGCCCTGCAGTTCGTCCGCAAGATTGCCGGGACTCGCAAGCCATCCAAGCAGAACACCGACGCGTTCGACGTGGCCGTCGAGGAGATCTACCAGAGCTCCAAGCGGATGCTGGAGGGGCTGGTGGCGACGACACCGCCGAGGGACCGGATGAAGTTCGAGGCCCTCAAGCGGCTGCGCTACAAGAAGGCCGAAGCGGGCTGA
- a CDS encoding LysR substrate-binding domain-containing protein — protein MPLPTAWLPALAAFEAAARHQNFAHAAQELHLTASAVSHHVRKLEGLLGVTLFQRHARGVVLTIEGRQLADAAGGALADLHDVLRDLGDTRGERHLVRVTTLYSVAHTWLVPRLPDFSAAHPQMRVRVDTEMALTRFDDGGPDLGIRFGPGQWPGMTAHHLMADALFPVASPTLPDVEHVQGPADIQKLPLIEDLARQGWQDWFRAAEVHGARLDVRHSFSDTSNALLAASKGMGAALARERVSEPFLASGSLVRLPGPLLPTRYAYFVVYPSHRRLRAAARTFLDWLLTQPGRSPPQRATPNPSTP, from the coding sequence ATGCCCCTCCCGACCGCGTGGCTGCCGGCTCTCGCCGCCTTCGAGGCCGCCGCCCGGCACCAGAACTTCGCCCACGCGGCCCAGGAGCTTCACTTGACGGCCAGCGCCGTCAGCCACCATGTGCGCAAGCTGGAGGGACTGCTCGGCGTCACCCTCTTCCAGCGCCATGCGCGCGGCGTGGTGCTGACCATCGAGGGGCGCCAGCTCGCGGACGCCGCGGGCGGGGCGCTGGCCGACCTTCATGACGTGCTCAGGGACTTGGGAGACACCCGAGGCGAGCGCCACCTCGTGCGGGTCACCACCCTGTACTCCGTGGCGCACACCTGGCTCGTGCCGCGCCTGCCCGACTTCTCCGCCGCCCATCCGCAGATGCGCGTGCGGGTCGACACCGAGATGGCGCTGACACGCTTCGACGACGGAGGCCCGGACCTGGGCATCCGCTTCGGCCCCGGACAATGGCCCGGGATGACGGCCCATCACCTGATGGCGGATGCCCTCTTCCCCGTGGCCTCCCCCACGCTCCCCGACGTCGAGCACGTCCAGGGCCCCGCCGACATCCAGAAGCTCCCGCTCATCGAGGACCTCGCGCGCCAGGGCTGGCAGGACTGGTTCCGCGCGGCGGAGGTCCACGGCGCCCGGCTCGACGTCCGTCACAGCTTCAGCGACACCAGCAACGCGCTGCTCGCGGCCTCGAAAGGCATGGGCGCCGCGCTCGCGAGAGAGCGTGTCTCGGAGCCCTTCCTCGCCAGTGGAAGCCTGGTCCGGCTCCCCGGGCCGCTGCTCCCCACCCGCTACGCCTACTTCGTGGTGTACCCCTCCCACCGTCGACTCCGGGCCGCCGCGCGCACCTTCCTGGACTGGCTGCTCACCCAGCCCGGACGCTCGCCCCCGCAGCGCGCCACGCCCAACCCGTCCACGCCGTAA
- a CDS encoding lipoxygenase family protein translates to MSTLGLKGSEKGGEELLDAAELARWYSNLSLEERLAFSRELAPRVRAAAGRSERSASELPAVAEGRLVFEQDGPSGPVPLHHLKVELWDRDIGTPDDFLGEGFTDAEGRFCVRYDPADAGVGDLPDLEVRFFEPQHSFLPDGRVVETWRRIGSERGPDDHGGLHHDFGTLRLPYWEYDPSTLLARLHVTEAGTPPTAYAPGRSLAMLKAVAPIELVKRRHLLQGKLGQALELEKIQADYPEAMTVRMERESPGSTRTDAFFGERLLNGMFSSILDRDPEVPGDANAFRLYYPWNAYEQDGIHCLPDVDLRLRLVDGRLLPTRIILGMREPGATAPGSPVTRKSYTPADGANWEAAKRMARVSATLDTELGNHLGQCHFNVEQYAIAAHRNLRRSPLRWLLMPHLREVVLINHSANDFLVGGTGYITRASALTERGIESRLVHLLGSYDWKGFAPAPPVCEGHRYARAAGLFWRLVGEHVEAFFAEHGAAVEAEWCEVRRFSDDLVAHSVPAFVCRYLRATVPGKPAPWFVRSERMDLDVKAAAPTPKAVSAVTRTDVAQAGEVEALKQLCRYVIFFATFRHAWANNLQWDDAGEVLYACLGLRWGKGGALSTEEDLDVAPPPEDATEMLWISWMLSKTNYGFLLANEEADVHPRFVELLRTHAAEFAELGMDVRTVSSRINI, encoded by the coding sequence ATGAGCACTCTCGGGCTCAAAGGCTCCGAGAAGGGTGGCGAGGAGCTGCTCGACGCGGCCGAGCTCGCGCGGTGGTACTCGAACCTGAGTCTGGAAGAGCGGCTGGCCTTCAGTCGTGAGCTCGCGCCTCGGGTCCGGGCGGCGGCGGGGCGCTCGGAGCGGAGCGCCTCGGAGCTTCCCGCGGTCGCGGAGGGGCGCCTGGTCTTCGAGCAGGACGGGCCTTCGGGGCCGGTGCCCTTGCATCACCTCAAGGTGGAGCTGTGGGACCGGGACATCGGCACACCGGATGACTTCCTGGGCGAGGGCTTCACGGACGCGGAGGGGCGCTTCTGTGTTCGCTATGACCCCGCGGACGCCGGAGTGGGGGACCTGCCGGACCTGGAGGTCCGCTTCTTCGAGCCGCAGCACAGCTTCCTCCCGGATGGCCGCGTGGTGGAGACGTGGCGGCGCATCGGCTCCGAGCGCGGCCCGGATGACCACGGGGGGCTGCACCACGACTTCGGCACGCTGCGGCTGCCCTACTGGGAATATGACCCCTCGACGTTATTGGCTCGGCTCCACGTGACGGAGGCGGGCACTCCGCCCACGGCGTATGCGCCGGGCCGCTCGCTGGCGATGTTGAAGGCGGTGGCGCCCATCGAGCTCGTCAAGCGGCGCCACCTGCTCCAGGGGAAGTTGGGGCAGGCGCTGGAGCTGGAGAAGATCCAGGCGGACTACCCGGAGGCGATGACGGTGCGCATGGAGCGCGAGTCGCCGGGCTCGACTCGCACGGATGCGTTCTTCGGAGAGCGCCTGCTCAACGGCATGTTCTCCTCCATCCTCGACAGGGACCCGGAGGTGCCTGGGGATGCGAATGCGTTCCGGCTCTACTACCCGTGGAACGCCTACGAGCAGGATGGCATCCACTGTCTGCCGGACGTGGACCTGCGCTTGAGGCTGGTGGACGGACGGCTGCTGCCCACGCGCATCATCCTGGGGATGCGCGAGCCCGGTGCCACGGCGCCGGGTTCCCCGGTGACGCGGAAGAGCTACACGCCCGCGGATGGGGCGAACTGGGAGGCGGCCAAGCGGATGGCGCGGGTGAGCGCGACGCTGGACACGGAGCTGGGCAACCACCTGGGGCAGTGCCACTTCAACGTCGAGCAGTACGCCATCGCCGCGCATCGCAACCTGCGGCGAAGCCCGCTGCGGTGGTTGCTCATGCCGCACCTGCGCGAGGTGGTGCTCATCAACCACTCCGCCAATGACTTCCTGGTGGGAGGCACGGGGTACATCACCCGGGCCAGTGCTCTGACGGAGCGAGGCATCGAGTCGCGCCTGGTGCACCTGCTGGGCAGCTACGACTGGAAGGGCTTCGCGCCGGCGCCGCCTGTCTGTGAAGGGCACCGCTATGCGCGAGCGGCAGGGCTGTTCTGGAGGCTGGTGGGCGAGCACGTGGAGGCGTTCTTCGCGGAGCACGGCGCGGCGGTGGAGGCCGAGTGGTGCGAGGTGCGGAGGTTCTCGGACGACCTGGTGGCGCACTCGGTGCCTGCCTTTGTCTGTCGTTACCTGCGCGCGACGGTGCCGGGGAAGCCCGCGCCGTGGTTCGTGCGCTCAGAGCGGATGGATTTGGATGTGAAGGCCGCGGCGCCCACGCCCAAGGCCGTGAGCGCGGTGACCCGGACGGATGTGGCGCAGGCGGGGGAGGTGGAGGCGCTCAAGCAGCTGTGCCGCTACGTCATCTTCTTCGCGACCTTCCGCCATGCCTGGGCGAACAACCTCCAGTGGGACGACGCGGGCGAGGTGCTCTACGCGTGTCTGGGGTTGCGGTGGGGGAAGGGTGGGGCGCTGTCAACGGAGGAGGACCTGGACGTCGCGCCGCCGCCGGAGGACGCCACGGAGATGCTGTGGATTTCGTGGATGCTGTCGAAGACGAACTACGGCTTCCTGCTCGCGAATGAAGAGGCGGACGTGCATCCCCGCTTCGTGGAGCTCCTGCGCACCCACGCCGCCGAGTTCGCGGAGCTGGGGATGGACGTCCGCACGGTCAGCTCCCGCATCAACATCTAG